Part of the Sceloporus undulatus isolate JIND9_A2432 ecotype Alabama unplaced genomic scaffold, SceUnd_v1.1 scaffold_34523, whole genome shotgun sequence genome, AACAAGAGCAAGGCTGAAGGGAAAGAGAAGCCCGCCAAGAAGAAGCCTGCCGCTGCCGCTTCCAAGGCGAAGAAGCCGGCCGCCAAGAAGCCCGCCAGCGCGGCCAAGAAGGGGATGAAGAAGGCGGTGGGAGCCTCCGCGGCCAAGAAGAGCGTCAAGAAAGTGGCCAAGAAGCCCGCCGCGGCAAAGAAGGCAGCGGCGGCGAAGAAACCTAAAGCGGCCGCCAA contains:
- the LOC121918779 gene encoding histone H1.4-like, which produces MKKAVGASAAKKSVKKVAKKPAAAKKAAAAKKPKAAAKAKKPAAKSPAKAKAAKAKPKTPKAKTAKPKKAAPKKK